Proteins co-encoded in one Phalacrocorax carbo chromosome 5, bPhaCar2.1, whole genome shotgun sequence genomic window:
- the LOC104047476 gene encoding muscle M-line assembly protein unc-89-like — protein MKSVACPYFISIYCYFVFFFNQTAGKVWHVLTQSPSLADQHSNVNLEGPGTAAVLAYTQNCKPTFTQGLKCRSVLEGDPALFQCKLVACPAPHMAWFHNNRPVHQDRRKVIRTESEEYMHSASLEVQDVQEYDAGSYRVFAINSEGSAESTASLLVARSGEQQGLGFRGKAEWMRERWECLLQQQQKDRLRVVLRCTGSPFDKGQEAEQLLGSLSPARGMVRTIHFRKLPLAGPHRPGLACGREHSGTVADAEELLDEEIRWKLQRLREAKRAALKKKQESLMSMPQEGPLRKPSPPEAVAMMDVSDPLTVQVVKGYHRPRATGERWHMAGGLLEPCPPLFVQEIKPQEAVEGQRCTFSCLFHGRPQPTVTWYNNTKPVGRIRGTAVHTTECHSTLTFPSLLPQHGGTVTCVIFNPLGTVSTSAALHVRQRMPGYEAMKKEEEEEEEGKKEEKEEEEKVKEEEEGEKENKEEKVEEEEEVVGLAFTPEQELPSAVPDSDLLSLPVEIKITAPTPTPEQDTEMRETTQTSPDQAAPTIKHKFRFSFDVGNEPPQIVAEAPAHIHCREGEAVVLECAVSGQPPPAVSWSLNGQNLPASERLRFEEGKNGMYRLYIQGVSVADAGLYCCVAKNVAGTAQTASKLTVQPSAPRLYSKGGGTEELPAMDHALHLQGLHTLGKDKEEQITCSKEEEDHLQLSPSPAEQLGEELEKTPQLRESEMKKMMVLDIMEVYAKQEMGYTEESVRDVDGVSEMRQHRGNAVSEADSFRTDATELHPTMSREEHELVAKGSGHISEELGAEGDKVVPRTVTLTWDILKSPFMEVKGQTHASEQSALARECEDSQVFIPISPVVQEESNVYIESDNPGWEVMSPDVPLVEEPSVPHLQDNIASTPTKEQFGFYDFCTEEQQEEQGIAQERSADIDQDDKVDDHLCKEEMIDAGDATHWEMQNDGQMLQEMESDAGNSSLDLILTPGTENSGQDFTEEVEVHLEEMHFKEQLLPSETDETKITFDLKKFVEPFSAAETVGTEQAQTHPDPQCVEVGVTGLMSPMHQHDVLVEAMSLSEEMRQSYRMQQEEVGAQEEAQPRELRRADLQIPNGDLGSIMVSAEEGSSAEETRESKVGFCGEDSLEGQINSFLVESTANFQRGVQETHVRESGERLETTDSESDNFIIDLIKAAREKKPQAGHQADEEEGSGTEKVFQTGMISSTCERESTDSPEEVLRDTQQEPNTTKGFSFGQLLLGLVMDDPVAQKEQRKESWGKKRTPTEEASENTLDGEGLWEDTSAGPEPSAVQASEMESDLSLAKYLRSTGMQETPDLKGTVQKEQRETITSLEVEEVTFSTVYDYYNNQQELVRPFSPESEMSIELESGSGEESPDSDRFYTPPSSVEIFETASSASYHTPLSTPERYSTPSEGSGYSTPPEHYSTPSEGSGYSTPPERYSTPSEGSGCSTPPERYSTPSAGSGCSTPPEHYSTPSEGSKCNTPSECYLTPLEGPYSASGDSTPPERYRTPTGEYMDALAMLPLCERRQQTPDLPQAEVFRTPCEALEPSGREMPPAFLKALSGRRLYEGSTLSFVAEVVGVPQPGVKWYHNKSLLELDERVRIEKDGDKCMLEITNVQKADGGQYLCHAVNIVGEAKSIAQLEVLSEDGRSLALPPPVTHQHVIHFDLEQTTSSRSPSPQEILLEVELDENEVKQFEKQVKIITSPEFSPDKKSMVVSLDVLPLALLEQAAGLVAEENEDVKIDFQVTEMPPRFAVPFADVEVTEGLEAVFECVVTGTPVPVVQWFRGDTCVTPATGKYIVSQKEGLHSLKIQNVGPSDHGWYHCRAVNRLGEAMCKGSLVVMAQQGGSAKVSSETVTGSEPHRPQKCDLLLNKTVSPGDQSEIGLEFESEPHIDDSEKAIRLLAMTQQEQEMEAEKCVDINFGVVAKPSQEEWVEFRAEDSESCSFDFQITDTPPKFLRLISDYSTFVGASACFQCLVTGSPHPSVHWYKDGVLLEGHRYYAQEEQGGFHSLTIENLMQSDSGQYKCVATNRAGTAETCAVLTLY, from the coding sequence ATGAAATCTGTTGCATGcccatattttatttcaatatattgctatttcgttttttttttcaatcagaCAGCAGGCAAAGTGTGGCATGTTCTCACCCAGTCTCCTTCTCTTGCAGACCAGCACAGCAACGTGAACCTCGAGGGACCTGggacagcagcagtgctggcttaCACCCAGAACTGTAAACCCACATTCACACAGGGCCTCAAGTGTAGGTCTGTGTTGGAGGGGGACCCTGCACTCTTCCAGTGCAAGCTGGTGGCATGCCCAGCGCCCCACATGGCCTGGTTTCACAACAACCGGCCAGTCCACCAGGACCGCCGCAAGGTGATCCGCACTGAGAGTGAAGAGTACATGCACAGTGCCAGCCTGGAGGTGCAGGATGTGCAGGAGTACGATGCTGGCAGCTACAGGGTATTTGCCATTAACAGCGAGGGCTCAGCTGAGTCCACTGCCTCGCTGCTGGTGGCACGCAGTGGGGAGCAACAGGGCTTGGGTTTCAGAGGGAAAGCAGAGTGGATGCGGGAGAGATGGGaatgcctgctgcagcagcagcagaaggaccGGCTTCGGGTGGTGCTCCGCTGCACTGGCTCGCCCTTTGACAAGGGGCAGGAGGCCGAGCAGTTGCTTGGGAGCCTCTCCCCAGCCCGGGGCATGGTACGAACCATCCATTTCCGAAAGCTGCCACTGGCGGGGCCTCACCGTCCAGGGCTGGCATGCGGTAGAGAGCACAGTGGCACAGTGGCAGATGCTGAGGAGCTGCTGGATGAGGAGATCCGTTGGAAGCTGCAGCGGCTGCGAGAGGCAAAGAGGGCAGCGCTGAAAAAGAAGCAGGAATCCCTCATGTCCATGCCCCAGGAGGGCCCTCTTAGGAAGCCCAGCCCACCTGAGGCAGTTGCCATGATGGATGTCTCTGACCCCCTCACTGTGCAGGTAGTGAAGGGGTACCACAGGCCCAGGGCCACAGGGGAGAGATGGCACATGGCAGGTGGGCTCCTGGAGCCCTGCCCACCCCTTTTTGTCCAGGAGATCAAGCCCCAGGAGGCTGTTGAGGGGCAAAGATGCAccttctcctgcctcttccaTGGGCGCCCACAGCCCACAGTCACTTGGTACAACAACACCAAGCCCGTGGGGCGCATCCGGggcacagccgttcacaccaCAGAGTGCCACTCTACACTGACTTTCCCATCCCTGCTCCCACAGCATGGTGGCACCGTTACCTGCGTGATCTTCAACCCGCTGGGCACAGTCAGCACCTCAGCTGCACTCCATGTGAGGCAGCGGATGCCAGGCTATGAGGCcatgaagaaggaggaggaggaggaagaggaagggaagaaagaggagaaggaagaggaggagaaagtgaaggaggaagaagaaggggagaaagagaatAAGGAAGAGaaggtggaagaggaggaggaagtagTTGGCCTGGCCTTCACACCAGAGCAGGAACTGCCAAGTGCAGTTCCAGACTCAGACTTGCTGTCACTGCCTGTGGAAATCAAAATCACTGCCCCGACTCCAACACCAGAGCAAGACACAGAGATGAGGGAGACCACACAGACCTCTCCAGACCAGGCTGCTCCCACCATAAAGCACAAGTTCAGGTTTTCATTTGATGTGGGAAATGAGCCACCACAAATTGTGGCAGAAGCCCCAGCACACATTCATTGCCGTGAAGGGGAGGCAGTGGTGTTGGAGTGTGCTGTATCTGGGCAGCCCCCACCAGCTGTGTCCTGGTCCCTGAATGGCCAGAACCTCCCTGCCAGTGAGAGGCTGAGGTTCGAGGAAGGCAAGAATGGCATGTACCGCTTATATATTCAAGGGGTCTCTGTTGCAGATGCTGGTCTGTACTGTTGTGTGGCCAAGAACGTGGCTGGAACAGCACAGACTGCCTCTAAGCTGACTGTGCAGCCCAGTGCACCCAGGTTGTATAGCAAGGGTGGAGGCACTGAGGAACTGCCTGCCATGGACCATGCTCTGCACCTCCAAGGCCTCCACACACTTGGGAAAGATAAAGAGGAACAGATCACATGCtccaaggaggaggaagaccaCCTACAGCTGTCTCCGTCTCCTGCTGAGCAGTTGGGAGAGGAGCTTGAGAAAACTCCTCAGTTAAGGGAAAGTGAGATGAAGAAAATGATGGTGCTGGATATCATGGAAGTTTATGCAAAGCAAGAAATGGGTTATACAGAAGAAAGTGTGAGGGATGTAGATGGTGTTTCTGAGATGAGGCAGCACAGGGGAAATGCTGTCTCCGAGGCAGACAGCTTTCGAACTGATGCCACTGAGCTGCACCCCACCATGTCCAGGGAAGAACATGAACTGGTGGCCAAGGGCTCAGGTCACATTTcagaggagctgggggctgAAGGAGACAAGGTGGTACCACGTACAGTTACTCTGACCTGGGACATCTTGAAATCACCATTTATGGAAGTGAAAGGGCAAACGCATGCCTCTGAGCAGTCTGCTCTGGCAAGGGAGTGTGAGGATTCACAAGTTTTCATTCCTATATCACCTGTGGTGCAAGAGGAGAGTAATGTTTACATAGAGAGTGATAACCCTGGCTGGGAAGTAATGTCTCCTGATGTGCCTCTTGTAGAAGAGCCAAGTGTGCCCCACCTGCAGGACAACATTGCAAGCACACCCACAAAGGAAcagtttggcttttatgacttctgtacagaagagcagcaggaagaacaAGGCATAGCGCAAGAGAGATCAGCTGACATTGACCAGGACGACAAGGTTGATGATCATCTTTGTAAAGAAGAAATGATTGATGCTGGGGATGCCACACACTGGGAAATGCAGAATGATGGACAAATGCTGCAAGAAATGGAGTCTGATGCAGGCAACTCTTCTTTGGATCTAATCCTCACTCCTGGCACAGAAAACTCAGGTCAGGATTTTACTGAGGAAGTTGAAGTTCACCtagaagaaatgcatttcaaagAGCAGTTGTTGCCATCTGAGACTGATGAGACCAAGATCACATTTGATCTGAAGAAGTTTGTGGAGCCTTTCTCAGCTGCAGAGACTGTGGGCACAGAACAGGCACAAACCCACCCAGATCCACAGTGTGTGGAAGTAGGAGTGACTGGACTCATGTCCCCCATGCACCAACATGATGTGCTTGTGGAAGCGATGTCTCTGAGTGAGGAGATGCGTCAGAGCTACAggatgcagcaggaggaggtTGGTGCCCAGGAAGAGGCACAGCCAAGAGAACTCAGAAGGGCTGATTTGCAGATCCCCAATGGGGACCTTGGCAGCATCATGGTATCTGCTGAAGAGGGATCCTCTGCTGAAGAAACTCGTGAGTCAAAGGTGGGTTTCTGTGGGGAGGATTCACTTGAGGGACAAATTAATAGTTTTCTGGTGGAGTCCACAGCAAATTTCCAAAGAGGAGTGCAGGAAACACATGTGCGGGAGAGTGGGGAACGACTGGAGACCACAGACTCTGAGAGTGACAACTTCATCATCGACTTGATAAAAGCTGCACGTGAAAAGAAACCCCAGGCTGGGCATCAGGCTGATGAGGAAGAAGGTTCTGGGACAGAAAAGGTCTTTCAGACAGGAATGATTAGCTCCACTTGTGAGAGAGAAAGCACAGATTCCCCTGAGGAGGTTCTCAGGGACACTCAGCAGGAACCAAACACAACCAAGGGCTTCTCTTTTGGACAACTCTTACTTGGTTTAGTAATGGATGATCCTGTGGCACAGAAGGAGCAAAGGAAGGAGTCTTGGGGCAAGAAGAGGACTCCCACTGAGGAAGCCTCTGAGAATACTTTGGATGGAGAAGGACTGTGGGAGGATACTTCTGCAGGTCCAGAGCCCAGTGCTGTTCAAGCCTCAGAGATGGAGTCTGACTTGTCCCTAGCCAAGTATTTAAGGTCAACTGGGATGCAGGAAACTCCAGATCTCAAAGGGACAGTTCAGAAGGAACAGCGAGAGACCATCACTTCACTGGAAGTGGAGGAGGTTACCTTCAGCACGGTTTATGACTATTACAACAACCAGCAGGAACTTGTACGGCCCTTCTCTCCTGAGTCAGAAATGTCTATAGAGCTGGAGAGCGGGAGTGGAGAGGAGTCACCTGATTCAGACCGCTTCTATACACCTCCCTCTTCAGTGGAGATCTTTGAAACTGCTTCATCAGCATCCTACCACACACCACTCAGCACACCTGAACGCTACTCCACACCATCCGAGGGCTCAGGATACAGCACACCACCAGAGCACTACTCCACACCATCCGAGGGCTCAGGATACAGCACGCCACCTGAACGCTACTCCACACCATCTGAGGGCTCAGGGTGTAGCACGCCACCTGAGCGCTACTCTACACCATCCGCGGGCTCAGGGTGTAGCACACCACCTGAGCATTACTCCACACCCTCCGAGGGTTCAAAATGCAACACACCCTCAGAGTGCTACCTCACACCCCTTGAGGGACCCTACTCTGCGTCAGGGGACAGCACACCACCAGAGCGATACCGGACACCCACCGGGGAGTATATGGATGCCCTGGCCATGCTCCCCCTCTGTGAGAGAAGGCAGCAGACTCCAGACCTTCCACAGGCTGAGGTGTTTAGGACCCCCTGTGAAGCCCTAGAGCCGTCAGGCAGAGAGATGCCACCTGCATTCCTCAAGGCATTGAGTGGGAGGAGGCTGTATGAGGGCAGCACACTGAGCTTTGTGGCCGAGGTGGTGGGTGTGCCCCAGCCAGGGGTGAAGTGGTACCATAATAAATCTCTGTTGGAGCTGGATGAGAGAGTGCGGATAGAGAAGGATGGGGACAAATGCATGCTGGAGATCACTAATGTCCAGAAAGCTGATGGAGGACAGTATCTGTGCCATGCAGTGAACATTGTTGGAGAAGCTAAAAGTATTGCTCAGTTGGAAGTTTTGTCTGAAGATGGACGGTCACTAGCACTGCCACCCCCTGTCACCCACCAGCATGTTATACACTTTGACCTGGAGCAAACTACATCTTCAAGGTCACCTTCACCACAGGAAATCCTCCTGGAAGTGGAGCTGGATGAAAATGAGGTGAAGCAGTTTGAGAAGCAGGTCAAAATCATAACCAGTCCTGAGTTTAGCCCAGATAAGAAGAGCATGGTTGTTTCCCTGGATGTCCTTCCACTTGCCTTGTTGGAGCAAGCTGCAGGCTTGGTCGCAGAGGAGAATGAGGATGTAAAAATCGATTTCCAAGTCACTGAAATGCCTCCCCGCTTTGCTGTGCCCTTTGCAGATGTTGAGGTGACAGAAGGCTTGGAGGCAGTGTTTGAGTGTGTGGTAACTGGTACTCCTGTCCCAGTAGTGCAGTGGTTCAGAGGTGACACCTGTGTGACACCAGCCACGGGGAAGTACATTGTGAGTCAGAAGGAGGGACTTCACAGTCTGAAGATCCAAAATGTAGGTCCTTCTGATCATGGTTGGTATCACTGTCGGGCAGTCAATAGGCTGGGAGAAGCAATGTGCAAAGGCTCCCTTGTGGTCAtggctcagcagggaggaagtgCTAAGGTGAGCAGTGAGACAGTCACGGGCAGTGAACCACACAGGCCCCAGAAGTGTGACTTACTTTTGAATAAGACTGTGAGCCCAGGTGACCAGTCAGAAATAGGGCTGGAGTTTGAGTCTGAGCCACACATAGATGATTCAGAGAAAGCAATCCGACTGCTTGCAATGACTCAACAAGAGCAGGAAATGGAAGCGGAGAAGTGTGTTGATATTAATTTTGGTGTGGTCGCAAAGCCATCCCAAGAAGAATGGGTTGAGTTTAGGGCAGAGGACTCGGAGAGCTGCAGCTTTGATTTCCAGATCACAGACACACCTCCCAAATTTCTGAGGCTGATTTCTGACTACAGTACATTTGTAGGTGCCTCAGCATGCTTCCAGTGCCTCGTGACTGGTTCCCCCCACCCAAGTGTCCATTGGTACAAGGATGGGGTGTTGTTAGAAGGGCATAGGTACTATGCACAGGAAGAGCAGGGTGGGTTTCATAGCCTTACTATTGAAAACTTGATGCAAAGTGACAGTGGACAGTACAAATGTGTAGCTACTAACAGGGCAGGAACTGCTGAGACTTGTGCTGTGTTAACATTATACTAA